In Cicer arietinum cultivar CDC Frontier isolate Library 1 chromosome 7, Cicar.CDCFrontier_v2.0, whole genome shotgun sequence, the genomic window AATTAGTATTGTTAAAAGTATTAGTATTAAGAAGAGTTTATAGAGAAGGAAATGATTGTGAATGAACTTGCCTGAGTCATTTCACCTTTGAGACGGTTTAATCTGTCAGCATTTGGGTCAGTAGAGTAATAATCCATCTGTTGGCTGAGAACTCTTGAAAATTCATCATTCATTGTATATGCAGGAGCTGAAAGAATTGCACGTGCATATGTCTTCACAAATCTATTATGAATATCTTCAAGAAATGAAAAAGGAATCCTCCCTGCAATCATTCAAACAATACAATTTCTTATACTTCATTATCTTATCATTTGGATCAAAATTGTTTCATTCAATTGACCAATCCAAACTCTTAAAAAAAACAggtgaaaattttaaaaagtgatttttttttttaaagaaataagttGTAACAAACGACCTCACAATGAATGCAGAAATCTAAAAGAGAAGAAATTGAAGCATACTTCCGAATGCTTCATCAGCCATACAAAGAAGCGTTAAGCCATCGGTTCTTTTAACATGAAAAACATAACGATCATGTGAAAATGAAACATTGCTATCATTATAATTATCAGTCCCTTGATTAATCTTATTAAGTATCTGTTTAGCAACAACACTTGCATTGCTTTGAATTGTACTAAACTCAGCCAAAACAACTTGTCCCCTTGCAACCATTCCATATAATATCCCCATTGATGCTTAAAGCATGTAAGTTTTTTTGAAAGTTTAAGGTAAAGGGTCGTTGTTGTTGGGTGGATAGAAGAGAAAAGTGTAAAGGAATTGGTTTTGGAAGAggtgcaacaacaacaacaagaacacCAAAACCAAAacgaggaagaagagaaaagaaaGTGAGCATTTTGATTAAAGATTTAATGTCCAAAAATGGGATAATTTTTTGTTTCGGGTAAACGACAGTCTGGAAATTTAATAGGAAGCTCTGCTTTTTACCCATTTTTTATGTTTAGTGTATTGTGGCGTTTTTCGTGCCATTACTATTGCCGGAAACTTAGGAATCATTGTTGTTTCAACGGCATCACTATATAAGGTTAATTGTATTTTTGGTTATTTACATTAGCTAATATGTTTACttttttattcattcaatcAACTTTGCGTGCTTTTTTTAATCGAACATTTCTTTCTTATACCACAATTTAACATGCACgtaattacataaattaatttttttatatatatttcatgaatttaattttcatgTACTATAAGTAGAAAAAATACTATCATGTTAATATATCATAATCAATTATGTGTTtgattttagaaatatttatgataaaaattaaatatttttaatgttgtGAATGATTGACATTTAAAAATTCCTTATACTAAATGATAtacttaaatataaacaaaaagtaaatcatatttggttcaaacaatTAAGGAAAAACCTCAACTAATTCATGATATTTTGCCTATGTTCATAATGATTGACATATTTGccaataaaaaacaatatttcaaaataaataatctatttaattttcaatgtaatattaattatatatttttaattaatatatacacttaatcatttataattaatttaataaaaatattattctttcgTTGGTGGAGTTTAACTTAATAATACGAGGAGAGACAAATATGATTAATACATAAAAGAGTAGAAAGAAAATACATAAGGGCATAAGTAGACATGACAACAAGGCGGGGACGGATTTCGCCTCATGCACCTCTACACCTGGTTAATTGGAAAAAATCTACACTGTTCTTCGTTTTATAGTGAGTGTAAATTTTAGGCTCCATCCTCGTCTGCGATGGGGCTCAGATTTCTCCGTATACAcccacttatatatatatatatatatatatatatatatatatatatatatatatatatatatataaataaaatataNNNNNNNNNNNNNNNNNNNNNNNNNNNNNNNNNNNNNNNNNNNNNNNNNNNNNNNNNNNNNNNNNNNNNNNNNNNNNNNNNNNNNNNNNNNNNNNNNNNNNNNNNNNNNNNNNNNNNNNNNNNNNNNNNNNNNNNNNNNNNNNNNNNNNNNNNNNNNNNNNNNNNNNNNNNNNNNNNNNNNNNNNNNNNNNNNNNNNNNNNNNNNNNNNNNNNNNNNNNNNNNNNNNNNNNNNNNNNNNNNNNNNNNNNNNNNNNNNNNNNNNNNNNNNNNNNNNNNNNNNNNNNNNNNNNNNNNNNNNNNNNNNNNNNNNNNNNNNNNNNNNNNNNNNNNNNNNNNNNNNNNNNNNNNNNNNNNNNNNNNNNNNNNNNNNNNNNNNNNNNNNNNNNNNNNNNNNNNNNNNNNNNNNNNNNNNNNNNNNNNNNNNNNNNNNNNNNNNNNNNNNNNNNNNNNNNNNNNNNNNNNNNNNNNNNNNNNNNtatatatatatatatatatataaaattataaatttaaaaattatatatattataattaatatgataaaataattattattacacaataataaaattaaaaaatattttatataaagataagataataagttttaatattttaaaaaatattaaatatattcgatatgtgtatgtatataaaatttaaaaattgcaatAATATTACTTGCGGGGCGGGTTCGCGTGCGGAGACGGGTAGATATCACCACCCCAAACCCATCACCGCTCTCGAATTTTTATTTCGGGGAAAATTTGCACCTACACCCAAATAAAACGGATTTAAATGAATACTCGCGGATGCGGATTTTGTTGTCATCCTTAGATATAAATACTACCGTActactattaaattaaatattaaaaatgataactATAGTGGGAtagttattttgagaaataGGAGTATTAACAAATTTAgtcattattttttgtaagaaaaaaaataaactatactACTCACAAAGTAAACATACACATGAATGATGCATTGAAAAGGGTAAGAATCAATGCAAGAGGGGACATGTACTTGCTGGTTTAATGCATATATATAATCAATGATCAAATGATtcttttttacaacaaaaaaaatcatatgattTAGTTACAGTAAGCAGCACCGCAGTGTGGGCTGGAGCGATACACATTTGAGGGAAATTGTACCCTCTACTCCGGTGTGATATATctcacaatatttttaaaatgtcaattttacttttgaatttcttttttatttcataaatttaagttcatttttttattatttaaaaattttcgaaccaattaatttaaatttttcagcatgtaaaatatttttgaaaattattgaaaaactttataaaaaatcaaaaaacttttaaaaagtatGTATAAAAAAGGTGTGGTTTCAAGTTTTTTGGGGAAACTTCAAATTAGTTTTCCTTTAATTAAGTGTGTTCtgaaaatctttaaaaaaaatttgatatttaaaaaatttcaaattaattttacgGTAAAGAGGTGTGTGTAGACAagaaaatttgaagaagaaattCTAAAGTGTAAATTCTATattaaacaaattgaaaaaaatttccaataaataaaaaaaattgacattcaCTTATCTAccgaaaaaataaaatgatattatagataaaaataaaacttttaatatctatataaaaccaaatatatcaatttatcaCATTTGTGGGAGTATAAGTCTAATATGGGCTACATTGTAAAATTTCCCCATTTGAGTCCATCAAGCTGTTCCACATGACTCGGCTTTAGAAACACACAGCCCACGTAGCCCGCGTCAACACCATAAtctaataatagaaaaaaaatattagaaacaaaaattgattaagTTAATTTGAGTGTTTTAGAGGTTAATTTTCATAAGGTCTATTTGGCAATAATCAAACTCAACAACCATAATACTTTAAGAAAAATTACAGTAGCAAAGGGAGTAATTTTCATAAGGTCTAATCCGGCTTTCCATCATCACAAATGAAACAATAAGCCAAAGGGGAGTAatttaaatatcttttgatATTCTCAAGAACACATAGACATCAAAGTTTGCACTAATTGACAATTTGAACGTGTTGTAGCGACAAAACAGATAAAGATGTAGAGAAATCACATTATATAATCAAATATGGAAATCTTAACATAGAGAAATAGTAGAGATTGAGATTTTCtcgacaaaaaaatttaattgttgttttagttttttttttccttttattaatttataaagttggtctttctattttacaatttaacaGTTTTgacatttgttttaattttataaataaaaatggtgaCATAACATATAATACGATTATGTACAATGATTAACACTCATGAAATTGCAATAATactctt contains:
- the LOC101496256 gene encoding vesicle-associated membrane protein 711-like — encoded protein: MGILYGMVARGQVVLAEFSTIQSNASVVAKQILNKINQGTDNYNDSNVSFSHDRYVFHVKRTDGLTLLCMADEAFGRRIPFSFLEDIHNRFVKTYARAILSAPAYTMNDEFSRVLSQQMDYYSTDPNADRLNRLKGEMTQVRTVMIDNIEKVLERGGRLEMLVEKTSAMNSNSIRFKRQSRRYKNNMWWRNVRLTVALIIIFAIVFYVILAFICHGPLLASCWR